One genomic region from Yersinia canariae encodes:
- the eno gene encoding phosphopyruvate hydratase: MSKIVKVIGREIIDSRGNPTVEAEVHLEGGFVGLAAAPSGASTGSREALELRDGDKSRFLGKGVLKAVAAVNGPIAQAVIGKDAKDQANIDKIMIDLDGTENKSQFGANAILAVSLAAAKAAAASKGMPLYEHIAELNGTPGKFSMPLPMMNIINGGEHADNNVDIQEFMIQPVGAKTLKEAVRIGSEVFHTLAKVLKAKGMSTAVGDEGGYAPNLGSNAEALAVIAEAVKQAGYELGKDVTLAMDCAASEFYKDGKYVLAGEGNKAFTSEEFTHFLEDLTKQYPIVSIEDGLDESDWAGFKYQTEVLGDKIQLVGDDLFVTNTKILKEGIEKGVANSILIKFNQIGSLTETLAAIKMAKDAGYTAVISHRSGETEDATIADLAVGTAAGQIKTGSMSRSDRVAKYNQLIRIEEALGDRAPFHGLKEVKGQ, from the coding sequence ATGTCCAAAATCGTTAAAGTCATCGGTCGCGAAATTATCGACTCCCGTGGTAACCCAACTGTAGAAGCCGAAGTTCATCTGGAAGGCGGTTTTGTTGGTTTGGCTGCGGCACCATCAGGTGCTTCTACTGGTTCCCGTGAAGCACTGGAACTGCGTGACGGTGACAAATCCCGTTTCCTGGGCAAAGGCGTTCTGAAAGCCGTTGCAGCAGTAAATGGCCCAATTGCTCAGGCAGTTATCGGTAAAGATGCCAAAGATCAGGCTAATATCGATAAAATCATGATCGATCTGGACGGTACTGAGAACAAATCCCAGTTTGGTGCTAACGCCATCCTGGCTGTTTCTCTGGCAGCAGCGAAAGCAGCAGCAGCATCTAAAGGCATGCCTTTGTATGAGCACATTGCTGAACTGAATGGCACCCCAGGCAAATTCTCTATGCCACTGCCGATGATGAACATCATCAACGGTGGCGAGCATGCTGATAACAACGTTGATATTCAAGAGTTTATGATTCAGCCAGTTGGCGCTAAAACTCTGAAAGAAGCGGTTCGCATCGGTTCTGAAGTATTCCATACTTTGGCTAAAGTTCTGAAAGCTAAAGGCATGAGCACTGCAGTAGGCGACGAAGGTGGCTATGCGCCAAACCTGGGTTCTAACGCCGAAGCACTGGCTGTTATCGCTGAAGCGGTAAAACAGGCTGGCTACGAGTTGGGCAAAGACGTTACTCTGGCTATGGACTGTGCTGCATCTGAGTTCTATAAAGATGGCAAATACGTTCTGGCTGGCGAAGGCAACAAAGCTTTCACTTCTGAAGAGTTCACTCACTTCCTGGAAGACCTGACCAAACAGTACCCAATCGTCTCTATCGAAGACGGTCTGGACGAATCTGATTGGGCTGGTTTCAAATATCAGACCGAAGTTCTGGGTGACAAAATCCAGCTGGTTGGTGATGATCTGTTTGTAACCAACACCAAGATCCTGAAAGAAGGTATCGAGAAAGGTGTTGCTAACTCTATCCTGATTAAATTCAACCAGATCGGTTCTCTGACCGAAACTCTGGCTGCTATCAAGATGGCGAAAGATGCAGGTTACACCGCGGTTATCTCTCACCGTTCAGGCGAAACTGAAGATGCTACCATTGCCGATCTGGCAGTGGGTACCGCAGCAGGCCAGATCAAAACCGGTTCTATGAGCCGTTCTGACCGTGTTGCTAAATATAACCAACTGATCCGTATCGAAGAAGCGCTGGGCGACCGCGCACCATTCCACGGTCTGAAAGAAGTTAAAGGCCAGTAA
- the sodC gene encoding superoxide dismutase family protein, with protein sequence MKLKYVLLPAMLFSGSLLATDVTVTMNEALPTGNGPALGTVTVTETPYGLLFTPNLTGLVAGIHGFHLHEKPSCAPGQKEGKTVPALAAGGHFDPQKTGAHLGPYSDKGHLGDLPGLVVNADGTATYQVLAPRLKSLAELKQHALMIHAGGDNYADHPMPLGGGGARMACGVIE encoded by the coding sequence ATGAAACTGAAATACGTATTGTTACCGGCGATGCTTTTCTCCGGCAGTTTATTGGCGACAGATGTTACCGTCACAATGAATGAGGCGCTGCCAACTGGCAATGGCCCGGCGCTGGGTACTGTTACCGTGACCGAAACTCCTTATGGTTTACTGTTTACGCCAAATCTGACCGGACTGGTGGCGGGAATTCATGGTTTCCACCTCCATGAAAAACCAAGTTGCGCGCCGGGGCAAAAAGAGGGCAAAACCGTGCCAGCATTGGCTGCTGGTGGGCATTTTGATCCGCAAAAAACCGGAGCACACCTTGGGCCATATAGCGATAAAGGACATCTGGGGGATTTGCCGGGGTTAGTGGTTAATGCTGATGGCACGGCGACCTATCAGGTATTAGCCCCGCGTCTGAAATCTTTAGCGGAACTGAAACAGCATGCTTTAATGATCCATGCGGGTGGTGATAACTATGCTGACCACCCGATGCCCCTGGGCGGCGGCGGTGCTCGAATGGCCTGTGGTGTCATCGAGTAA
- the queE gene encoding 7-carboxy-7-deazaguanine synthase QueE, producing MLYPINEMFQTLQGEGYFTGVPAIFVRLQGCPVGCSWCDTKHTWEKAADREVDMQRIMVKTAESDAWGTASEQQLLDIFRQQGYTARHVVITGGEPAIYDLFPLTSQLEHAGYSCQIETSGTHEIQCSPATWVTVSPKVNMRGGLKVLPQALQRADEIKHPVGRLRDIEALEALLVTLTDDKKRIIALQPISQKDEATKLCIETCIANNWRLSMQTHKYLNIA from the coding sequence ATGCTGTACCCGATTAATGAAATGTTCCAGACCTTGCAGGGCGAGGGTTACTTCACCGGTGTGCCGGCGATTTTCGTGCGCTTGCAGGGCTGCCCCGTCGGGTGTAGTTGGTGCGATACCAAACATACTTGGGAAAAAGCAGCTGATCGTGAAGTCGACATGCAGCGCATTATGGTGAAAACTGCTGAAAGTGATGCTTGGGGAACGGCCAGTGAACAGCAGCTACTGGATATCTTCCGTCAACAAGGGTATACCGCTCGCCATGTGGTGATAACTGGCGGCGAGCCTGCTATTTATGATTTATTCCCTTTGACGTCACAGTTGGAACACGCCGGCTACAGTTGCCAGATTGAAACCAGTGGCACTCACGAAATACAGTGTTCGCCGGCCACGTGGGTGACGGTTTCGCCAAAAGTGAATATGCGCGGCGGCCTAAAAGTATTACCACAAGCATTACAGCGCGCAGATGAAATTAAGCATCCCGTGGGGCGTTTACGGGATATCGAAGCACTGGAAGCTCTACTGGTAACACTGACAGATGACAAAAAGCGGATTATTGCGTTGCAACCGATCAGCCAGAAAGACGAGGCTACCAAACTCTGTATTGAGACTTGCATTGCCAACAACTGGCGACTCTCAATGCAGACACACAAGTATTTGAATATAGCTTGA
- the queD gene encoding 6-carboxytetrahydropterin synthase QueD, with the protein MSTTLFKDFQFEAAHLLPHVPEGHKCGRLHGHSFMVRIEVTGEVDAHSGWVMDFADLKAAFKPIWERLDHHYLNDIPGLENPTSEVLASWIWQQLKPQLPELSTVMVKETCSAGCVYRG; encoded by the coding sequence ATGAGTACCACCCTATTTAAAGATTTTCAGTTTGAAGCCGCCCACTTGTTGCCCCATGTCCCTGAGGGTCACAAATGTGGTCGTCTGCACGGCCATTCATTTATGGTTCGTATTGAGGTCACAGGTGAAGTTGATGCTCACTCCGGCTGGGTGATGGATTTTGCTGATCTCAAAGCTGCATTCAAACCAATTTGGGAACGTTTGGATCATCACTATCTGAATGATATTCCCGGTCTGGAAAATCCAACCAGTGAAGTGCTGGCAAGCTGGATTTGGCAGCAGCTTAAACCGCAATTACCAGAACTGAGCACAGTCATGGTGAAAGAGACCTGTTCGGCGGGTTGTGTTTATCGCGGGTAA
- the cysJ gene encoding NADPH-dependent assimilatory sulfite reductase flavoprotein subunit → MTTQVPPTSLLPLSPEQLARLQAAVGEFSPTQMAWLSGYFWGLVNQQPGAVVGAAVAASAPVSITLISASQTGNARRLAEQLRDDLLAAKLNVNLVNAGDYKFKQIAQERLLVIVASTQGEGEPAEEAVALHKFLFSKKAPKLPETAFAVFGLGDTSYEHFCQAGKDFDNKLAELGAERLLARVDADVEYQESAQQWRQQVVAALQARVPAQSTAAAVVTQSGAIDEITSSPYSKAAPLTAQLSVQQKVTGRNSEKDVRHIEIDLGDSGLRYQPGDALGVWFDNDPELVDELLALLWLKGDEPVSIDGQNMPVSRALRSHLELTQNTTVIVDKYAALSRDEKLITLLADKPALQHYAKNTPIVDMVRQAPSDLNADQLVALLRPLTPRLYSIASSQAETENEVHITVGVVRYDIDGRPRTGGASGYLADRLEVDGDIRIFIEHNDNFRLPTNPETPVIMIGPGTGIAPFRAFMQQREADGATGKNWLLFGNPHFTEDFLYQVEWQRYVKDGLLTRIDLAWSRDQAHKIYVQDKLREQGADLWSWIQQGAHIYVCGDANRMAKDVEQVLLDVVALHGAMDAEQADEYLSELRLARRYQRDVY, encoded by the coding sequence ATGACGACTCAGGTTCCTCCTACTTCTTTACTCCCGCTATCGCCGGAGCAGTTAGCCCGCTTACAGGCGGCGGTTGGTGAGTTTTCCCCAACCCAAATGGCATGGTTATCTGGCTACTTTTGGGGCTTGGTTAACCAGCAACCCGGAGCGGTTGTTGGCGCTGCTGTGGCGGCCTCTGCGCCAGTATCTATTACCCTGATTTCTGCTTCTCAAACCGGCAATGCACGGCGTCTGGCGGAGCAGTTACGCGATGATCTTTTGGCCGCCAAACTTAACGTCAATCTGGTCAATGCCGGTGATTATAAGTTTAAACAGATTGCGCAAGAACGCTTGCTGGTGATTGTTGCTTCTACCCAAGGTGAAGGTGAACCCGCCGAAGAGGCTGTGGCACTGCATAAATTCTTATTCTCTAAAAAAGCCCCGAAATTACCAGAGACAGCTTTCGCGGTATTTGGTCTGGGCGATACTTCCTATGAGCATTTCTGTCAGGCAGGTAAAGATTTCGACAACAAATTAGCTGAGTTAGGTGCAGAGCGATTATTGGCGAGGGTGGATGCTGATGTTGAATATCAAGAATCAGCACAACAGTGGCGTCAACAAGTTGTGGCGGCATTACAAGCAAGAGTCCCCGCGCAATCGACGGCCGCGGCGGTAGTAACACAAAGCGGTGCGATTGATGAAATCACTTCCAGCCCCTACAGCAAGGCTGCGCCACTGACCGCCCAGTTATCAGTGCAGCAAAAAGTGACGGGCCGCAACTCTGAAAAAGATGTGCGCCATATTGAAATTGATTTAGGAGACTCCGGGCTGCGCTATCAGCCGGGAGATGCGCTCGGTGTTTGGTTTGATAATGACCCGGAGCTGGTTGACGAGTTGTTGGCGCTTTTGTGGCTCAAAGGTGATGAGCCAGTCAGTATTGATGGGCAGAATATGCCAGTGTCGCGCGCACTGCGCAGCCATCTTGAACTGACACAAAATACCACTGTGATTGTCGATAAATACGCCGCGCTCTCACGTGATGAAAAATTGATTACATTGCTGGCAGATAAACCGGCGCTGCAACATTATGCGAAGAATACTCCGATTGTCGATATGGTGCGTCAGGCCCCATCTGACTTGAATGCCGACCAACTGGTCGCGTTGTTACGGCCTTTGACTCCTCGCCTGTATTCCATCGCGTCTTCACAAGCTGAAACCGAAAATGAAGTGCATATCACTGTCGGTGTGGTGCGCTATGACATTGATGGCCGCCCCCGTACAGGTGGTGCTTCAGGTTATCTGGCTGACCGGTTGGAAGTGGATGGCGATATCCGCATCTTTATTGAACATAACGATAACTTCCGTTTACCGACTAATCCAGAAACACCGGTGATAATGATTGGGCCGGGCACCGGTATTGCGCCTTTCCGCGCCTTTATGCAGCAACGCGAAGCTGATGGGGCCACAGGTAAAAACTGGCTACTTTTCGGTAACCCACATTTCACTGAAGATTTTCTCTATCAGGTGGAATGGCAGCGCTATGTCAAAGACGGTTTGCTGACTCGCATTGATTTGGCCTGGTCGCGTGATCAAGCCCATAAAATATACGTACAAGACAAACTGCGCGAACAAGGCGCAGACCTGTGGAGCTGGATCCAACAAGGCGCCCATATTTACGTCTGCGGTGATGCCAATCGCATGGCCAAAGACGTTGAGCAGGTTTTACTGGATGTGGTGGCTTTGCACGGTGCGATGGATGCCGAGCAAGCTGATGAATATTTGAGTGAGCTGCGCCTGGCGCGCCGTTATCAGCGGGATGTGTACTGA
- the cysI gene encoding assimilatory sulfite reductase (NADPH) hemoprotein subunit: MNEKHPGPLVVTGKLSDGERMKSQSNFLRGTIAQDLNDGLTGGFNGDNFLLIRFHGMYQQDDRDIRAERAEQKLEPRHAMMLRCRLPGGIITPQQWLGIDKFAADNTLYGSIRITNRQTFQFHGILKGNVKPAHQLLNQLGLDALATANDVNRNVLCTSNPVESVLHQEAYEWAKKISEHLLPRTRAYAEIWLDAEKVATTDEEPILGATYLPRKFKTTVVIPPQNDVDLHANDLNFVAVAEKGKLVGFNVLVGGGLSIAHGDKNTYPRKASEFGYIPLQHTLAIAEAVVTTQRDWGNRTDRKNAKTKYTLERVGVDVFKAEVEKRAGVSFGAIKPYQFTGRGDRIGWVKGIDKKWHLTLFIENGRLLDYPGRSLKTGVAEIAKIHQGDFRLTANQNLIVAGVPEKDKARIEALAREHGLMDDSVSPQRENSMACVSFPTCPLAMAEAERFLPEFVTRVEGILQQHGIADEHIVLRVTGCPNGCGRALLAEVGLVGKAVGRYNLHLGGNREGTRIPRMYRENITEDEILAITDQLVGRWAKERHTDEGFGDFVIRVGVIAPVIDSARDFYDVQEAV; encoded by the coding sequence ATGAATGAAAAACACCCAGGGCCACTGGTCGTGACGGGGAAACTTTCCGACGGCGAGCGAATGAAGTCACAAAGCAATTTCCTACGCGGGACAATTGCACAAGACTTGAATGATGGGCTGACCGGCGGCTTCAACGGCGATAATTTTCTGCTGATCCGTTTCCATGGAATGTATCAGCAAGATGACCGCGATATCCGTGCTGAACGCGCGGAGCAGAAGCTGGAACCACGCCATGCCATGATGCTGCGTTGCCGTTTGCCCGGCGGGATTATTACCCCACAACAGTGGTTGGGCATTGATAAGTTTGCCGCAGATAACACATTATACGGCAGCATCCGTATCACTAACCGCCAAACATTCCAGTTCCATGGCATTTTGAAAGGGAATGTGAAGCCGGCTCACCAGTTGCTCAATCAATTGGGGCTGGATGCACTGGCAACGGCTAATGATGTTAACCGTAATGTGCTTTGCACCTCGAATCCGGTGGAGTCCGTACTCCATCAGGAAGCTTATGAATGGGCGAAGAAGATTTCTGAGCATTTGCTACCACGGACTCGTGCTTATGCTGAAATCTGGCTGGATGCGGAGAAAGTGGCGACCACGGATGAGGAGCCAATCCTCGGTGCGACTTATTTACCTCGCAAATTTAAAACCACAGTGGTTATTCCGCCGCAAAATGATGTCGATCTCCATGCCAATGACCTTAATTTTGTTGCAGTAGCGGAGAAAGGTAAGTTAGTCGGCTTTAATGTGCTGGTGGGCGGGGGGTTATCCATTGCCCATGGTGATAAGAATACTTACCCACGTAAAGCTAGTGAATTTGGCTATATTCCATTGCAACACACTTTGGCCATTGCTGAAGCGGTTGTAACCACTCAGCGTGATTGGGGCAACCGCACTGATCGCAAGAATGCCAAAACCAAATATACACTGGAACGAGTCGGTGTTGATGTCTTTAAAGCCGAAGTTGAAAAGCGCGCGGGCGTGAGTTTCGGGGCCATCAAACCTTATCAATTTACGGGTCGTGGTGATCGTATCGGCTGGGTAAAGGGGATCGATAAAAAATGGCATTTGACCTTATTTATCGAAAATGGCCGTTTGCTGGATTACCCAGGCCGTAGCCTCAAAACAGGTGTGGCAGAAATTGCCAAAATCCATCAGGGTGATTTCCGCTTAACGGCTAATCAGAACCTGATTGTGGCGGGGGTGCCGGAAAAAGATAAAGCGCGCATTGAAGCATTAGCCCGTGAGCATGGCTTGATGGATGACAGTGTCAGCCCGCAACGTGAAAATTCTATGGCCTGTGTTTCATTCCCAACCTGCCCATTGGCGATGGCTGAAGCGGAGCGTTTCTTACCGGAGTTTGTGACTCGGGTTGAAGGGATTTTACAGCAGCACGGTATTGCTGATGAACATATTGTCCTGCGAGTCACCGGCTGCCCGAATGGCTGTGGCCGAGCTTTACTGGCTGAAGTTGGGCTGGTGGGGAAAGCCGTGGGGCGCTATAACCTGCATCTGGGCGGTAACCGCGAAGGCACGCGAATACCGCGGATGTATCGTGAAAACATCACCGAAGATGAAATACTGGCGATTACCGATCAATTGGTCGGGCGTTGGGCTAAGGAACGTCATACTGACGAAGGTTTCGGTGATTTTGTTATTCGCGTCGGTGTTATTGCTCCGGTAATAGATTCAGCTCGTGACTTTTATGATGTTCAGGAGGCGGTGTGA
- a CDS encoding phosphoadenylyl-sulfate reductase, producing MSQFNLNELNALPKVEQAAALALVNGQLELLTAQERVSWALENLPGEFVLSSSFGIQAAVCLHLVTRQQPDIPVILTDTGYLFPETYQFIDSLIEKLQLNLQVFRAQHSPAWQEARYGKLWEQGVEGIERYNDLNKVEPMNRALETLGAQTWFAGLRREQSGSRAKLPVLAIARGVFKLLPIIDWDNRQVYQYLTQNGLSYHPLWEQGYLSVGDTHTTRKWEPGMSEEETRFFGLKRECGLHES from the coding sequence GTGAGCCAATTTAATCTCAATGAACTTAACGCGCTGCCGAAAGTGGAACAAGCGGCGGCATTGGCGCTGGTTAATGGGCAATTGGAGCTTTTAACCGCGCAGGAGCGTGTCAGTTGGGCATTGGAAAATCTGCCCGGTGAGTTTGTGCTCTCTTCCAGTTTTGGTATTCAGGCCGCAGTTTGCTTGCATCTGGTCACGCGTCAGCAACCTGATATCCCGGTGATTCTCACTGATACCGGTTATCTATTCCCAGAAACTTATCAGTTTATTGATTCTCTGATTGAAAAACTGCAGCTCAATTTGCAGGTGTTTCGCGCGCAGCACAGCCCCGCCTGGCAAGAAGCGCGCTATGGCAAACTGTGGGAACAGGGTGTTGAGGGGATTGAGCGCTATAACGACCTGAATAAAGTTGAGCCGATGAATCGCGCACTGGAAACTCTGGGCGCTCAAACTTGGTTTGCTGGCCTGCGTCGCGAGCAATCGGGTAGTCGTGCAAAGTTACCGGTTTTGGCGATTGCGCGCGGTGTCTTCAAATTGCTGCCTATTATTGATTGGGATAACCGTCAGGTTTACCAGTATTTGACGCAAAATGGCCTGAGTTACCATCCTTTATGGGAGCAGGGTTATCTCTCTGTCGGTGATACCCATACGACTCGTAAATGGGAACCGGGCATGAGCGAAGAGGAAACGCGCTTCTTTGGCTTAAAACGTGAATGCGGTTTGCATGAAAGCTGA
- a CDS encoding aminopeptidase, whose product MFPRRCLKWALFTLSLSTVLPLQAATSPATGQIAEQQVRHISTYFPGRMAGSPAELLAAEYINHRFQQMGYQSNLRGFNTRYLYTSKNGKQSWRNVSATSVIAARNVLANKEDVAGKADDQKQIIIMAHFDTYTPKSDKDLDKNLGGLTLQGVDDNAAGVGVMLELAERLKDTPLRYDLRFVALSAEEIGAQGTENYLQRMSSTEKTNTLLVINLDNLITGDRLYFNANNQPATLAAKDQALTLARRYGITASTVKGQVTSPCKAEKNAFDAAGMAVLSVEASNYTLGNKDGCQQRAVSKHFPQGTTRHQSQLDNLNYLDKFLPGRITKRTHDTVQIMLPLVQQLAGAKK is encoded by the coding sequence ATGTTTCCCCGCCGTTGCCTAAAGTGGGCACTATTTACGCTGAGTTTAAGTACCGTCCTGCCACTTCAGGCAGCGACATCGCCAGCCACCGGCCAAATTGCTGAACAGCAAGTTCGCCATATTAGCACCTACTTTCCCGGCCGTATGGCGGGTAGCCCCGCAGAGTTGCTGGCGGCTGAGTATATCAATCATCGTTTTCAGCAAATGGGCTATCAGAGTAATTTACGTGGTTTCAATACGCGTTATCTCTATACCAGTAAAAATGGTAAGCAAAGCTGGCGAAATGTCAGTGCCACGTCGGTGATTGCTGCTCGCAACGTATTGGCAAATAAAGAAGATGTGGCCGGCAAAGCTGATGACCAGAAGCAGATAATCATCATGGCGCATTTTGATACCTATACCCCGAAAAGTGACAAAGATTTAGATAAAAACCTGGGTGGCCTAACATTACAGGGTGTCGATGACAATGCGGCGGGTGTAGGTGTGATGCTAGAGTTGGCGGAGCGCCTCAAAGACACACCGCTACGCTATGATTTGCGTTTTGTCGCACTCAGCGCCGAAGAAATCGGAGCCCAAGGAACCGAAAACTATCTGCAACGTATGAGCTCAACAGAGAAAACCAATACATTGTTGGTGATCAATTTGGATAATCTGATTACCGGCGATCGCCTCTATTTTAATGCCAATAATCAGCCCGCAACCCTTGCGGCAAAGGATCAAGCGCTAACACTGGCTCGCCGCTATGGTATTACGGCCTCGACAGTAAAAGGCCAGGTCACCTCCCCATGCAAGGCAGAGAAAAACGCTTTTGATGCCGCCGGAATGGCGGTGTTATCCGTTGAGGCCAGTAATTACACCTTAGGAAATAAAGATGGCTGCCAACAACGGGCTGTCAGCAAGCATTTCCCACAAGGAACTACCCGCCATCAAAGCCAACTGGATAACTTAAATTATCTGGATAAGTTCTTGCCCGGCCGTATCACTAAACGCACACACGACACAGTGCAAATCATGTTGCCCTTGGTTCAACAGTTAGCTGGCGCTAAAAAATAG
- the cysG gene encoding siroheme synthase CysG: MDYLPLFADLKRRPVLVVGGGEVAARKIDLLHRAGAQVRVVAQALSSELEQQYQDGRINWLAKDFLPEQLDEVFLVIAATNDIALNAAVFAAADERHLLANVVDDQPRCSFIFPSIVDRSPLVVAISSAGQAPVLARLLREKLEALLPSSLGEMAAIAGRWRGRVKQQIATMGERRRFWENAFSGRFASFVSCGQLAQAEEALQQSLEGQSSTQGEVALVGAGPGDPSLLTLRGLQVIQQADVVLYDHLVSPEVLDLVRRDAERICVGKRAGSHSVAQEETNQLLVTFAQRGKRVVRLKGGDPFIFGRGGEELQVVARAGIPFQVVPGVTAASGATAYAGIPLTHRDHAQSVTFITGHCRADGDDLDWQSLARGHQTLAIYMGTVKAAEISRQLIMHGRASTTPVAVIGRGTRADQQVLTGTLAELESLAHQAPTPALLVIGEVVDLHHQIAWFGQQPQTEQAISPSVVNLA, encoded by the coding sequence GTGGACTATCTACCTCTTTTTGCCGACTTGAAACGACGCCCTGTATTGGTCGTTGGCGGCGGTGAAGTTGCTGCGCGAAAAATTGACTTACTCCACCGCGCGGGCGCACAGGTGCGGGTAGTGGCACAAGCCCTCTCATCGGAACTCGAACAACAATATCAGGATGGCCGAATTAACTGGCTGGCAAAAGATTTCTTGCCCGAGCAGTTGGATGAGGTGTTTCTGGTGATTGCCGCGACTAATGATATTGCATTGAACGCGGCGGTTTTCGCGGCGGCAGATGAGCGGCATCTTTTGGCTAATGTGGTTGATGACCAGCCCCGCTGCTCGTTTATTTTCCCATCAATTGTCGACCGCTCCCCGCTGGTGGTGGCGATTTCCTCCGCCGGTCAAGCGCCGGTGCTGGCGCGCTTACTGCGCGAGAAACTGGAAGCTTTGTTGCCCAGCAGTCTGGGTGAAATGGCGGCTATTGCCGGGCGTTGGCGCGGTCGGGTTAAACAGCAGATAGCTACGATGGGAGAACGCCGTCGTTTTTGGGAAAACGCTTTCAGCGGCCGCTTTGCCAGTTTTGTCAGTTGTGGGCAGTTAGCGCAGGCCGAAGAAGCTCTGCAACAGTCATTAGAGGGGCAAAGCAGCACTCAGGGGGAGGTGGCTTTGGTAGGGGCCGGCCCCGGAGATCCTAGTTTATTGACCTTACGTGGCCTGCAAGTTATTCAACAAGCTGATGTGGTCTTATATGACCATTTAGTCAGCCCAGAAGTGCTGGATTTGGTTCGCCGTGATGCTGAGCGTATTTGTGTCGGCAAGCGGGCAGGGTCGCATTCGGTTGCACAGGAAGAAACCAATCAATTATTGGTCACATTCGCGCAGCGCGGGAAACGAGTGGTTCGGCTAAAAGGGGGCGATCCTTTTATCTTTGGCCGTGGCGGTGAAGAGCTGCAAGTTGTGGCGCGCGCAGGCATTCCGTTTCAGGTGGTTCCGGGGGTAACGGCAGCAAGTGGGGCGACGGCTTATGCTGGTATCCCTCTGACCCACCGTGACCATGCGCAAAGTGTGACATTTATTACCGGGCATTGCCGTGCTGATGGTGACGATTTGGATTGGCAGTCACTGGCCCGTGGTCACCAGACTTTGGCTATCTATATGGGCACAGTGAAAGCGGCTGAAATCAGCCGACAATTGATAATGCATGGTCGAGCCAGTACCACGCCAGTGGCGGTGATTGGGCGGGGGACACGTGCCGATCAGCAAGTTTTGACCGGGACATTGGCAGAACTGGAATCATTAGCGCATCAGGCCCCGACGCCAGCACTGCTGGTTATCGGTGAAGTGGTGGATTTACATCATCAAATTGCCTGGTTTGGGCAACAACCGCAGACTGAGCAGGCCATCAGCCCGTCAGTCGTGAATTTGGCATAA